The following coding sequences lie in one Alloacidobacterium dinghuense genomic window:
- a CDS encoding SelL-related redox protein — MYLEEQVREQNAEVASAFANVRAESGRTLLELVDAGPVLLVFLRHFGCSFCRQAIDDVSKVRSVLADRGIRPVFVHMGTPERAKPYFDYYDLADTERISNPDGSFYHSPVFELGRVSLLRILFQPAVWKGWMQNAMIKHGIGLIREDASQMPGVFFLRDRKIVRSFRHRTIADRPDYLRLVA, encoded by the coding sequence ATGTATCTGGAAGAGCAGGTCCGAGAGCAAAATGCAGAGGTCGCTTCCGCATTCGCGAACGTTCGCGCCGAATCAGGTCGCACATTGCTCGAACTGGTGGACGCGGGCCCGGTGCTGCTGGTTTTTCTGCGGCACTTCGGATGTTCGTTCTGCAGGCAGGCTATTGATGATGTCTCAAAAGTACGCAGTGTCCTGGCAGATCGAGGCATTCGACCGGTCTTTGTGCACATGGGAACCCCGGAGCGAGCCAAACCCTATTTCGACTATTACGATCTGGCCGACACCGAGCGCATCAGCAATCCCGACGGATCGTTTTATCACAGTCCAGTCTTCGAATTAGGCCGCGTGTCGCTCCTGCGAATTCTCTTCCAACCAGCAGTCTGGAAAGGCTGGATGCAGAACGCCATGATCAAGCACGGCATTGGCCTGATACGCGAGGACGCATCGCAGATGCCCGGAGTTTTCTTCCTGCGCGATCGCAAGATCGTCCGATCATTCCGGCATCGCACCATCGCCGATCGTCCCGACTACCTGCGGCTTGTCGCCTGA
- a CDS encoding M24 family metallopeptidase: protein MNLLEIQSALRDLKLDAWLFYDHHHRDPIGEHILGLDPHAHITRRWYYVIPAQGEPHKLVHRIEQARLDSLPGGKTRYSSWQELQSGLETMLAPYHRIAMQYSPRNAIMYVAMVDAGTVELLREMGKTIVSSADLVSQFEAVLSEEQIASHYEAQQALDEILAEGFRAIDRRLKSGITEYEMMTWFQQAIERAEMVTENGPNVSVNENSSDSHYEPTAAHSRKIQSGDFLLIDIWARKNRPGTCWYDITWTGLVGREPSERENHVFQTVKNARDAAIRIVQDAFAQKKPIAGWQADDAARGVIREAGLESFFTHRTGHNIGTEIHGGGAHLDNLETHDERRILPFTCFSVEPGVYLPEFGIRSEINMITSRDKAEVTGRIQQELVRI, encoded by the coding sequence ATGAACCTTTTAGAAATTCAATCCGCTCTTCGTGACCTGAAGCTGGACGCATGGCTTTTTTACGATCACCACCACCGCGATCCCATCGGCGAGCATATTCTCGGGCTCGATCCGCATGCGCATATCACGCGTCGTTGGTACTACGTAATTCCCGCACAGGGCGAGCCGCACAAACTCGTTCATCGCATCGAGCAGGCGCGCCTGGATTCATTGCCGGGCGGCAAAACGCGGTACTCATCCTGGCAGGAACTGCAAAGCGGGTTGGAGACAATGCTTGCCCCATACCACCGCATCGCCATGCAATACTCTCCGCGGAACGCCATTATGTATGTCGCCATGGTCGACGCCGGCACGGTAGAGTTGCTCCGGGAAATGGGTAAGACCATCGTCAGTTCGGCCGATCTGGTGAGCCAGTTTGAGGCTGTGCTTTCCGAGGAGCAAATCGCCAGCCACTACGAAGCGCAACAAGCGCTCGATGAAATTCTGGCCGAAGGATTTCGCGCGATCGATCGTAGGTTGAAGAGTGGTATCACCGAATACGAAATGATGACCTGGTTCCAGCAGGCCATCGAGCGGGCAGAGATGGTGACGGAGAATGGTCCAAATGTTTCCGTCAACGAAAACTCCTCCGATTCGCACTATGAGCCGACTGCTGCGCACTCGCGCAAAATTCAGAGCGGAGACTTTCTTTTGATCGATATATGGGCACGCAAAAACCGGCCCGGAACCTGCTGGTACGACATTACCTGGACCGGTCTCGTGGGACGCGAACCGTCTGAGCGTGAAAACCATGTCTTTCAAACGGTAAAAAATGCGCGGGACGCCGCCATTCGTATCGTGCAGGATGCCTTTGCGCAGAAGAAACCAATCGCCGGATGGCAGGCTGACGACGCGGCGCGGGGCGTAATTCGCGAGGCCGGACTTGAGTCGTTTTTCACGCATCGTACCGGACACAATATCGGCACGGAAATTCACGGAGGCGGAGCGCATCTGGACAATCTGGAGACGCATGATGAGCGCCGCATTTTGCCATTCACCTGCTTTTCCGTAGAACCGGGCGTCTATCTGCCGGAGTTCGGCATTCGCAGCGAGATCAACATGATCACCTCGCGCGACAAGGCAGAGGTAACCGGGCGAATCCAGCAGGAACTGGTGCGGATCTAA